Sequence from the Qipengyuania gaetbuli genome:
CCAGCAGCGCCACCCAGTCCTCGCGGTAGAGCCAGAACGCGAGCGCCCACAGCGCAACCGCGCCGGTGTAGAACAGGGCCACCCCGCGCTTCACCCCTGCCCCCAGCCGCAGGGCGGAAGAGCGGATGCCGACTAGCGCGTCGTCCTCGCGGTCCTGCATGGCGTAGATCGTGTCGTATCCGATCACCCACAGCGCGGAGCCCGCATACATGGCGGCGAGCGCACCGAGATTGTCGACGCGGAAGTGGGTGAAGCCGACCAGCAGCCCCCAGGTGAAGACCATGCCGAGCCATGCCTGCGGCCACCAGGTGATCCGCTTCATGAAGGGATAGGCCGCCACCAGCGCAAGGCTCGCCAGCGCGACGATTTGGGCCAGCGGTTCGAGCTGCAGCAGGACGACCAGGCCGACGAGGCTCAGCGCGAGGAGCCAGCCCCAGGCGAGCTTTTTCGAGACGCGCCCGCTTGCAACCGGGCGGCTGGCGGTGCGCGCCACCTGCCGGTCGAGCTTCGCATCGACGATATCGTTGTAGACGCAGCCCGCGCCGCGCATGGCGATACTGCCGAGCAGCAGCCAGCCGAGCAAGGCGAACTGCCAGCCTGCCCCGGCCAGCCACACGCCCCAGGCGCAGGGCCAGAACAGCAACCACCAGCCGATCGGCCGGTCGAACCGGGCGAGCATGGCGAGGTCGCGTGGCAGTTGCGGCAGGCGCGCGACGATGCCGCGGTGCTCTGTATCGGGGACGATGTCGGGTGAAGCAGTCTCGCTCATGACTTGCTCCCTACCCGCCGCCGTGCCACCTGCAAAGCCATGCCCGCTACACCCGCCTGGCCCCCGAAAAGCGCCCCGCGCCTGTTCGTCGACACCCCGCTTTCGGCGGATGCGCCGGTGCAGGTGGACGGCAATCAGGCGCATTACCTCGCCAAGGTTATGCGCGTGTCGCCGGGCGACGCGGTGATCCTGTGCGACAATGCGACCGGCGAATGGGCCGCCGAGGTGCTGGAGGCAGGCAAGCGCCATGTCCTGCTGCAACCGCGCGACCACTTGCGCCCTCGCGAGCCGGTGCCCGATTTCTGGCTCTGCCCGGCACTGCTCAAGAAAGACCGGTTCGATTTCGTGCTCGAAAAGGCGACCGAACTGGGCGTTGCGCGCATCGCGCCGATGGTCACGCGGCGCTGCGTTGCCGACAAGCTCAACCTCGAGCGGGCCGGCACGATCGTGACCGAGGCGGCCGAACAATGCGCTCGCACCGCGCTGCCCGAAGTGCTGGCACCGGTGAAGCTCGATGCCATGCTGCGCGACTGGCCCGAAGACCGCCTGCTGTTCTTCGCCGACGAGGAAGGCGGGGAAAGTGCTGCCGATGCCTTCTGCCTTACCGAAGGGCCCGCGGCCCTCCTCACCGGCCCCGAAGGCGGGTTCGACGATGCCGAGCGCGAGGCGATCCGCGCCCATCCCAACGCTCGCCCGATCAGCCTCGGCCCGCGCATATTGCGGGGCGAAACGGCGGCCATTGCAGGTATTTCGGTGTGGATGGCGGAAGCGGGCGATTGGATCGGAGAGGAATAATTTCCTTTCCCTGAGAGAATCCGTTTTCTAACGCCACCCAATGAGCACGCGCGACACATCCGCCAAGGACGATCCCATCATCGAATCGCGCGACCAGCTCGTCGCGCCGATGCAGAAGGGCGAGAAGCCCAAGGACGCCTGGCGCATCGGCACCGAGCACGAAAAGCTCGTCTTCAAGCGCAAGGACCACCGCGCGCCGTCCTATGACGAGGAAGGCGGCATTCTCGATATCCTGCTGGCCTTGCGCCAGTTCGGCTGGGAGCCGGTGGAGGAAGGCGGCAAGGTCATCGCCATGCGCGGCGAGGACGGGACGGTCAGCCTGGAGCCTGCCGGCCAGCTGGAGCTGTCGGGCGCGCCGCTCGAAAACCTGCACCAGACATGCGCGGAAACGGGGCGCCACCTGTCGCAGGTGAAGGAAGTGGCGGAAGCCTTCGACGTCGGCTTCCTCGGACTCGGCATGTGGCCCGACAAGACCCGCGACGAACTGCCGATCATGCCCAAGGGCCGCTACGAGATCATGATGCGCCATATGCCGCGCGTCGGCAGCCTCGGCCTCGACATGATGCTGCGCACCTGCACCATCCAGGTGAACCTCGACTATTCGTCCGAAGCCGACATGGTGCAGAAATTCCGCACCGGGCTCGCGCTCCAGCCGCTGGCGACCGCGCTGTTCGCCAATTCGCCCTTCCTCGAAGGGAAACCGAACGGTTACCTGTCCTATCGCAGCCATATCTGGAGCGACACCGACCCGCACCGCACCGGTATGCTTCCCTTCGTGTTCGAGGACGGCTTCGGCTACGAACGCTATGTCGACTACATGCTCGACGTGCCGATGTATTTCGTCTTCCGCGACGGGAAATACATCGATGCCGCCGGCCTCAGCTTCCGCGACTTCCTCGATGGCAATCTGTCCGTCCTGCCAGGCGAAAAGCCGACAGAGAGCGACTGGTGGGACCACCTGTCGACCGCCTTTCCCGAAGTGCGCCTGAAGAGCTTCCTCGAAATGCGGGGCGCGGATGGTGGCCCGTGGAGCCGGATCTGCGCTCTCC
This genomic interval carries:
- the ubiA gene encoding 4-hydroxybenzoate octaprenyltransferase — protein: MSETASPDIVPDTEHRGIVARLPQLPRDLAMLARFDRPIGWWLLFWPCAWGVWLAGAGWQFALLGWLLLGSIAMRGAGCVYNDIVDAKLDRQVARTASRPVASGRVSKKLAWGWLLALSLVGLVVLLQLEPLAQIVALASLALVAAYPFMKRITWWPQAWLGMVFTWGLLVGFTHFRVDNLGALAAMYAGSALWVIGYDTIYAMQDREDDALVGIRSSALRLGAGVKRGVALFYTGAVALWALAFWLYREDWVALLALIPAAWHLAWQVATLDGEDAGNPLERFRANRWTGALVAAACFVVGNAGV
- a CDS encoding glutamate--cysteine ligase → MSTRDTSAKDDPIIESRDQLVAPMQKGEKPKDAWRIGTEHEKLVFKRKDHRAPSYDEEGGILDILLALRQFGWEPVEEGGKVIAMRGEDGTVSLEPAGQLELSGAPLENLHQTCAETGRHLSQVKEVAEAFDVGFLGLGMWPDKTRDELPIMPKGRYEIMMRHMPRVGSLGLDMMLRTCTIQVNLDYSSEADMVQKFRTGLALQPLATALFANSPFLEGKPNGYLSYRSHIWSDTDPHRTGMLPFVFEDGFGYERYVDYMLDVPMYFVFRDGKYIDAAGLSFRDFLDGNLSVLPGEKPTESDWWDHLSTAFPEVRLKSFLEMRGADGGPWSRICALPAFWVGLLYDQGALDAAWDLVKHWTMEEREDLRNAVPKLALDAPIPGGGKLRDLAKEVLAVARAGLTARGKLNTSGDNETGFLETLDEIVRSGKVPAQVLLDRYNGEWNGDITRVYKYSF
- a CDS encoding 16S rRNA (uracil(1498)-N(3))-methyltransferase, encoding MPATPAWPPKSAPRLFVDTPLSADAPVQVDGNQAHYLAKVMRVSPGDAVILCDNATGEWAAEVLEAGKRHVLLQPRDHLRPREPVPDFWLCPALLKKDRFDFVLEKATELGVARIAPMVTRRCVADKLNLERAGTIVTEAAEQCARTALPEVLAPVKLDAMLRDWPEDRLLFFADEEGGESAADAFCLTEGPAALLTGPEGGFDDAEREAIRAHPNARPISLGPRILRGETAAIAGISVWMAEAGDWIGEE